tagggaattttggaatataagtaatgatgatgatgatgatgatgatgatgatgatgatgatgatgataatgataataataataatgacaataattaacaataataataaactagctcacatttatatagcatttgccatgtgccaagcactgtgctaagcactttataaatcttactTGATTTGATACTTATAGAAACCCTGTAAagaaggtgccattattatctccactttacagttgaggaaactgaagcaaacaaaagttaagtgacttgaccagggtcacacagccaagtaaatgtctgaaagcagattttaactcaggtcttcctaacaacagacccagctctctatccactgcacctcctagctgccttaGCTGGATGGGTTTAGAGCAaatataatgaattccattttagacatattgagctTGATGGGAAGCTGGTGCTTCAGAAAGAGGACTGGATaaaaatctatttatctatcatctgtctatctatctatctatgaattATTGCAAAAAGATGATGATTTCCAAGACTTACTGGCTAACTTCTGAGGAGGAAATATGGAGGTCTATTTTCATATAGTATTCTTATCTagtagaaggtaaaagaaaagatttttcttattgtttgtattttatgggGTTGCCATTTTAATACTTCAGGTTCCTATTATGGCCTCTTCTAAACTTTAAGTTCCAGTTAAGTGAGAACAAAAACATACCCAAACTGCATTAAATAATCCAATTCATTTCCAGATATCTCCTGGCTAGCACAGAACATCCTACCCATTCTAATTCATTTTGtataacaaatttattttattttcaattcacagaacaaaatgaTTATTTCCGTTAcagagtataataaaaaaagatgattgcatgtgaaactgcatGTTTCAcataccatgtacaacttgctattccctccaaatatacaacaaaattatcatgtaaatttattattctttttgtcctctctctctcctcctccctccgcacccccagagatggctaccattgcaTGCAAAAGGTATATGCAAAATTattgtatacatatttttatttatcaattctttctctggaggcagagaacatctttcttcatatgtcctttatttttaatttgtgtatttataatagtcaaaaatgactgagttgctcaaagttgttcttaaaacaatattgttgttactgtatacaatattctcttgcttctgctcacctcactctttatcatttcatacaagtcttttccattctttaatttttaatcttggGGTCATGTTCTTGAAAGGTTAGTGTATCTGATGAAAGAAGCTGAAGAGCTTGGTCATCTTACAGAGTTTTAGCTGATCTTTTTGAAGCCTTAATAtccaagagttttcttttttttttaccatcttgGGGCAGGGAGTCTCAATATGGCCAAGGTATTAGGCAGTTCTTTGGATATCTAATTGCTCTCAACATTGTCTTTATTGTTCCACCAAACTTGATCATCGAAAGACGAGCACTCGAGACATAAAAAGGCAAGAGTCCTTTCAATGTAATCACATTATTTAATTTGCAACATATCCTCACCATGCCGCATAAGCAGTGCTGCTCAGAGCAAAAAGTTGTCCTGCAGTTCACATgcttcaatcaatcaaaaaacccAAAGTATTAATTAAATATGTACTATATCTTCAGCAAAGTAGGTAACTTACTCACACCTGGTAATTTTtggaatatacatataagtatatataatatcataAAGAACTCCAGTGAGACTGTTTGCAATGATAGTTAATGCAATTTTATTCAGAAATACACAGCAAGACACTgaagcaagagaaataaagtaagCTTGAAATGTCAAAATCATCAAAACATATGCTTACATGGAGAATGTCTGAAAACATTTGAAGATTGTATAGATGAAATAATCAGCCTTTAAGATGAGCTTcacttggccaagaaaatcctagGTGACCAAGGGTAGTTTGTAGATAGCTGGTAGTCAGAAGTAGTTCAAGCAAAGGTTAGAAGTTAATAATAAGTTGTAGACTGGGTAGCATGCGGGCAGATCCTAAAAACACAGTTGATGGGTCTTGCTCACTACATCCTGAATGCTCAGCAAGTTGGGCGACAGTTGGATACACAAGGTCGTTCATATGTCCTGGTGATGCTGCAGGTTGGCTGGAAGACACTGGGGACACCACCACATGGTCGGCAGCTACTGGAGACAAAGGTGGATGGTCGAGTGATGGAAACCTGGAAGGGCCTGGAACAAGGTGGTGCTTGTTGGCAGGAAACTACTTGGCTGGTACCAGAGTTGCAGGTAATAGTTGGATAGCAACTTGGCTGACAGCTTGTAGGCTCACAGCAGGTTTCTCGACAATGATCTAGGAGCCAAGAACTACCTTGGAAGGAACTTGGTAAATAGATACCATTCTGGCACTCTGCCTCCCTTGGCACAGCAGAGACAACTGGAATGTTGCATTGGTCTCCACGAATCCTAGGTAGGTAGTTTCTAGAGGAGCAACTGTACTGCATGGTATCAGAAGAGAAGGTTTAGTTGAGTTAAAGAGAACAAGTACCCCGATATGAATGTCACCATTTGCACTAGGGCTTTTATACCTCCTTGCTAATGGGTGGAGTATATTATTCAGCTTCTCTTTCTCATAGCTCAAAAGAATTTACCTTACAACACCACATTAATCTATGGATTAATTGCCTGTAGTAACACTCATAAAGAAAGTTTAGTAGTTTGGTTAATAACTATGAGTCTCCTGTATTGAACTTTGTTCCAAGAATCAGAAGTTTATAGAGCTTCAAAGCTTAGGTAATTTAGACCCAAATTTCATCTCATAATACTCTTATTCATCAATATGACTGTACTCCCAAGAGTACCACAGACCTATGATTATACACTCTCTCCTTTCTGACTGGGAATAATTATATACATGAACCATATCATTTGTACATTTTAAATATGCTATAACTAGTCATTGTACTAGAGCTAATGGGACTTGTAGTAGAGATTATATCCTCTTGATAAATCAATATCTACTAGCAAAATACATGAAGGTAAGATTCTCAAGtgtattctgatttttaatatcaaccaagaaaactattttgTTTAATTTACTAGAAGTAAGACACTTAAGGGTGAACTTAGAGGATAATACAATTTTAGTGTGGGTTCATGATACAAAGCAAATTACAAGTAAGTTCCATGGAACTACATTTGTAACCAAGACTCGTTTTAATAATCTAGACATTATTTTCTATCATAAACTTTTAATCTAATAACTAAAAGTTGCAACAACTCAGAAAAGATATTTATATGTGATCTAAATAGGTCAAATGGATTTTTAAATTGCTACAATTGTAGCTTGAATTAATCGAGTGCCTTTATCTCAAGAAACAAATATTACTGAAAAGTTATTTATTCCCTACAGCTCTTTTGGAAGATTGGAAGTCTTTTAAACATGaaggaatttttgtttgtttgtttttgtagtggggaaggcaaggcaattggggtaagtgacttgcccaaggtcacacagctagtgagtgtcaagtgtctgaggccagatttgaattcaggtgttcctgactccagggccggtgctctactcactgcgccacctagctgccccaaaaacaCGAAGAAATTGATTGAGACAGTAACATCATAGTGCTGCCACAACACTGACATTGCAACATCATTATGCAATATCACAACGCACACTTAACAAAGTTGGAACCAAGAGCTGGGTGTGTGGGTGAGTGCATCACCTGCCCCCAGCATACTCTTACATTCCAGATGGATTTAGGACATAATAATAAGGGTTGGTATGTACACCACAGCTTTATTTGTTCTTCCTCTGATGGCTATTGGTGGGCTTGATCTACAActcagagagaaaaaatgaatagCAAAGAAGGGCCTGAGAGTCTAAAGTAACATGACCTTTTTTTTAAGTAACATGCCAAAGTACAGCAAGGGCAGAAAATCCTTCTATTAGACATACTTCAAGAcctgcttttctcaaaatttcaAAACATGGGTCTTATCTTCAAAAATCCCTCACCTAGTCTTGTGAAACAGAagtggaagaaaatattttttcctctcataTCTTCCTACTATCCTGAATCTACCAACCTAGTTGCATTCTTGGATGCAGATTAATTTTGTCTCCTGAACTGCTATATCAACTTTTTCCttgctttcaaaatattttggttATTTGCTACAAAGTAAAATTTAAATGCATGATATGGAACTAAGGATTCATTGATAGAGCCTTCTCCCAATCATACTTATCAACATAGAGACATTTTAAGAACGGGTGTTTATTACATATGCTTGGAGCACAGTCTCAGGGTTTCTAAAAAATGTGCACTGAACACCAGATAAAGTTTTCATAACTCTTATATAGTTACCACttataccaaaggaaaaaaaaagattcagttaGAATTTACATCTACCAACAGAGAAAGGgaacattttaaagagaaatttaaaaaatatatacctgGCCCTTGGAGAGCAAAGAGGTTTACATGTcaaaagagaatggaaggaaaaaagttaCGTCAGAGTGGTAAACTGATCAAAAAAGGAGTTAGTGTGGAATTTACAGCTAGCAGTGGTTATCTTAACACAGAGCCAGAAATTCTTTTACCTCTAATCAGTTAATCCTTGGAGGTCTTAGCTAAATTCCACACTATGAGGAAAGCTTTACTTGAATATGCAATTTTCCTTACAAATAAGCTGGTCATGCTGTAtctaaacagaaaggaaaattgaaAACTCTTGATCATAGATAAACACGAAAACTAAATCTGTTACCATATTCTTATATATCCTGTCAAACTCCTCTCAAGAGGCCTCAGAACAAATTCTCTGACAAGCATTTCCACAAGCAGATATAAGTGTTGGGAAGCATTGAATACAACAGCAGAACAAAAATAATACGATAACAAGTATTGTCATATCATAATTTCCTTGGTCCAGCCTATTCCTAGTACCCAACCCCCCAAATGTTCATTTAAAtaacacatttcttttttctgtcttcttgggATTACTGTCCTAGGAAGTCACTTACTTCTGGGAAACAGTTTACTTTGGAAATTCTGTGCCAAACGTATCTTTCCTAGACCAATGTTGACAAAGTATCCTGGTGTCCTTGATTGGAATATCAGTTGTTAATAGTATCTAGAATAGATCTTGTTTATAGAACAGTTTTGAATAGGTGTTTCTCCTACTAAGTCCACTTCCTAGGTACCACTCAATGTACAGAGGTTCCCTAGGTAATGCTGCTtgttgttttcaaagagaaccaatgacgtCATGGGGTAGTGttttgacttgcttgtgaattggatttaagtgaagcagtgttgcacaaagtcatcaacctcactctcttccagagtcatcaaagtccagtggcaagacaaaaatcaggatgactggtgatggcccagaatgTAGTTAATGACTTCGgtatcttcgatgtctgaccagaTTCTAAACACTCCACGGGGCTttcttcagctgtcttcatggctgttggagcaaattgttctcatttgcccattcccctgggagaagtcttcacatgccctTAACTCATCTATgagtttgaggcctattggttaccctcaacctggtttaccCCAGCTaccaagatggtttaccagggtgtggctgttATGAATACTggagcttcttggagtcacaggggAGAGTTGAGTGCCAAATGGACACCAAaaatggatgagcagccctgaaaagggcttggtaaGCCATcataccagagatgctagtcttcCCTAGACATCCCATACACCTCGATGGTGCTTAAATGCTATTTAAACCTTCTAGCAATAAGACTTAGTATAATTTAGTAATTAATGCATGTGATGAAAGCTAGTTCAGGTTTTACAGAACTAATTTTATAAACAATAGAGTTACAGGATAAATATCATATTAAGCTACCTGGAATTCATCTGATGctaactagatggctcagtagatagagtgctgggtctggaatcaggaagacctgagttcaaatttggcctcaggcacttactagctgtgtgactttgggcaagtcacttaacctctgtttgccggagaaagaaatggcaaactatgtcagtatttttgccaagaaaacctcatgggcAGTATGGTTTATAAGGTCATGagtagtcagacatgactaaataactgatcaacaacaaaaagttcatctgaaaattcaaataatttcaGTCTTCACATACTGCTTACCATTTCTAGCTTTATCTGAACCCTGTACATGATATGAATGTCACCCGTAGGCTAGAGGAATAATTAGACTTTGTAAAATAAGTCTCTTTTGTCTCCTGATATTATCAGAAAGACCttaaccagaaaaaaatatttcatttagtaGCTGCTTACAAAATGAGTTTTTGATTAGTAATTCTCTGGTCTAATATGAAAACTGACCCTTTAATCTAGAAATTAGAACACACTAcagacttcaattttttttcttcaataaaatGCTGTGAACAACTAGTCCACTTGACATACAAACTTCAACAAATTGCgatacaacttttttttaaagctaagttCTATTTCTGATAATACGAAGGACCACaagtattttccctttcttttccaaatgtatgtgcatatatgtacttCCAGATatagtgatgaaaaaaaaaatttcttggaaATTAAAACCAATTATGTAATGAGAGCCTCAATCCAACTTGAGATTTTTATCAGCAATAATGTAATTATATCTAAGAGAGTTGCTAAAAACATATCTAAAGGCTATTACTAAAACACATCCAAAAGGTATTACTAAACCATATTCAAAGCCTGTGTATTTTGGCATCTGTTTGGATAGACATTTATGAATATACAAATGAACCTAAAAGAAATTTAGTAGCTGCCTATTATCTCTGAGACAATTGAAGCTTTATCATTTAAGACCATCATCATTACTTggactttttcattgtttttcatttgAATAATAGCAGAAGTTTCGAGGCTACTAATGCCATTACAATTATcacaagaaaatttaaatatatcttttatCCAAGGAAACATTCATGGATGAGTCACATATTTCCAAGTtctcaaatggaagcaatttaaGGAGGACATGGATGGGTGGGGAGTATTTGTATTATGCAAACAAACATATCAGGGAAATTTAATGTACAATACCAAGAGGTACTTATAAGACATATTAGGGCAAGGGTAGGGATGAATTACTTATTGGAAGCTGAAAACCTCAGGAAACTTGATGAAGTCATCCTCAGAATTTCATGGGTTGGGGTAGTGGTGGTATAGTCTTGTCCACTTTTCCCGCACTGCTTCCTCCAAAGTGAAGTTTACTAcatcactaaaaataaaaaggattaaaATTTTACATCTACAACCTTTTTTCCCCTATATTGCAtcttttttccatatcccctttggggagatatagatatagatacctaCTTGTCTCTATCTcctcaaatacatatatatgtgtgtgtgtgtgtgcgtgtgtgtgtgtatgtgtgtgtgtatatatatatgtgtgtgtgtatatatatatatatatcctcaaGCATAAACATCCTCAATATATCTTCAAATATTCCCTCAAAggatgcacatacacacacaagccTATATCACTTTGAGCATATATATCCTCAATATAATATCCTATATTATGTATAAAATCATCACAACATCTCAAAAAAGATGAtagtgagagaaattattattatactattacaTTAATAACCAATTACTAAATTGGGATCTAGGCTTTTCTCTTGATATTTCCTCAGTAAGCCGTAGCTTTTGTTAAAGTAAGCCTCTGAAGGATATGACCGGTTGATGAGATTACTTCTAGCCCTCAAGGAACATGTTCTTCAATCTTGGGTAGTATTCCACTCAGCTAGGAGACCtaatttctgtttagagtataaataGACTCTAGTTTGGGTGAGTCAATACCCTGGGTAAAGGAGCACCTGTCCTTCTATCGCTCCATTAGAATTTAGGATGATCCAGCTCATGAGGGAGAAAACCAGCCAAATAGGTCTGGATTAAGATGGATTcccctgtccagattgctggaggctcCTGAGTTTCATGATCAAGCCACAGTCTCAGCAGAAGAAGCTAAAGACTTCTAGCCCACTTCCCCATTAAATGTTCACCAGTTAGGGTTAGTTTTCACTTCTCAGGGGCATTGCCTTTTAGAAAGGTATTTAAAACTCTCAGAGACTCCATTGGGGATCTTTGGTTCCCTAGAGAAGTtgctgaccatcaatttattgattttaGTCTAGCCTAATatataaattgattattaattacccagaaactctgtctctcagggtTTTTCATTTGTAACAGTACCATACAGACTTAGTCTTATACATGAATGCTTTTAAACCAATGAACAAAGAGAAAGCAAGTCTGAGAAGTGATTTTTTCCCTAGTCACCCAGATTAGGAAATTGATACAGGCAATGATCACAaaactggaagagagagagagagagagagagagagagagagagagagagagagagagagagagagagagaggtaaggaagagagagaggaaggaaggaaggaaggaaggaaggaaggaaggaagagaaaaacaaacaaaacctcccCAAAGTAATTGGTTCATTTATACTTGCACCTCAGTATAATGATTCAGATTACTTGCTGATTGTAACATTTGCAGTTCCTCTGCCACCATCAGAGATATCTGctatgaaagaaggaaggacactGCCAGACAAAATCAGTATTATTTCCTCAGCCAAAGCCTAAAGTTACAGACTGAGTTTTCATAGTTATATTAGCAGAAAATTACATATCCTGAacatttttttgttaaaaaaaaaggctaaaatgCTAAACTatacaaaatgaaggagaaacTTCAACTGCTGATGAAAAGGTTTAACTGTAGCTCATTTATAGTTACTTTAAGATGAAATCAATGAGAAAGTTTgctgaattttattctttttttgttttatttgttttagggATAGTTTTTTAATTAGAAGTTTTACAATTGAACCAGAAAACATTATATATTGCTTTGTTATGAAGGTCTCTGGTTACTGAAATATATGACAGTAATAGTTTCATATTCAAAGAATCATTGAATTTCAAAAGTTGAAACTTCTCTTAAATGTCCTTAGACCATGCTGCTACCTTTTTGATgcagaagaaatcaagaaaatattcaCTTTCTGGAGGttaatatatagaataaatacataataattcATATATAGCTCAGACAATTCCTCATATTAATAAGAAACAAGTCACTTCTCATTGCAGGCCATGAGAGTTTTGGAGGAAAGGCTTAGCACCAGACCTCTATTATTCCTGTTGGTGGAAAACAAACCCCCAAacctaaaaaaatttttagaaagaattttattatCAGTTTAACAAgggaaagaaccaaaaaaaaagatgtagcACCATCCTCAAGTCTTTGGGaggtttatattttattagaaTTTGAACAACAGTACAAACTACTGTATGTAGGCAATTtgcttgatatatatatatatatgtattatacatgtaatacatacatacacatatatatatatatatatacccgcAGGAATGTGTAAACATTCAATAATATTGGCTCAAAGCCAAAACGCAAAGCAAGACCTGATAGGACCCAAAATAAACACTGGGTAGGATCTAAGCTTTCCTTACAGTGGTCTCCAGCTTCCTGGAGGGTTTCTAAAGTCAGGCTGACCTCTATGGTAAGCTTTGGATTACACAATTTTTAGCCACAATAAAGCTAGgttcaaataatattaataaataataaagtattttcCCCACATTCTGCAGAATTCTTCTCACAAAAGCAAAAGTCCATTCCAATGTCTATTTTAGCTTGTAATTTACCTAGACAATTTGGCTGTGTTAAATCATTTATAATGGTTAGGTAAAAATTCTCCACCTAGAATCAAATTATCTATTTATAATTCAAGAAATTAAGCATGGTAATACAATATCAAGGACTCAAAATCATAGACTGAAAACAAATCATTGCTGGGCATATGACAATAATCTAGTCAATGCATTTCTGAATTATTTTATAGGAAAATAGCAACAATTCCATTAGTCTATGAAATAAGGTCTTCTATACCAGGTGCACCCAGAAATCAATATAGAGTAAACAAATATCCAGTTGCACTAATGGTTACAAAAGTGGCCAAATTACAAATTCATTTTTCATTGAAACTTGTTTTATTTAGAGAGGGTCAAATATTACAATCAAACtaagagaaaaaagcaaagcCTATCTCATTTTAAACAAGGCTGCATTATGACATTATTTCTAGAGTCCTTGCTACAGGTCAGCACAGGATTCAGACAAGTAAATTCTCAGATTATAGAGGAAAGAATTTTGTTTGATTAGCACAGTCATATACTTAAGACCAAAGGAAACAGAACTTTCTTCATCAGGtaggataaagaaaagaaaatgcactATGTACCCTTAAGCCTCATAACCAAATTTTGGGGTACATTCTGAAACAAGGGAAACAAAACCTTTGTTACatagcatttttattttctccctcagagtagggaacttcaacatacaaattgattctccctcaaatcccCTAGGCACTGAGCTTCTCAACTTATTCACCTCCCATGAGCTTCTCTTCCACCTCATCTAAGCCACATAACAAAGATGGTTaaacccttgatcttgccatcacccacaaacaTACCACCCctattctgaaatccccttatctgacctaatccattaactttttaattctccctctgccttcccttacatcACCTACTGTTCATCCACACTATGACCTCTAGTCCCTTAACCCTTTAATTTTCTCCCAAGCTTCTCCCTTCTGCTAGCCAgtcactctttcttcctctctccattttgACTTCTTGTTGAACCAATTATCATATCACTGATATGGCCCAGCCAAGCCTCAACTTTGAATCATTTCCACCATATGATGCCTTTGCATCTACATACGTGCTGCtgaagaaggtggagaaaatcacgtAACCATTTCGACTGATTCTACAATAAATTTATGTTGCATAttctcaactggaccctcactgaTAGTAAACAATTCTGCTATACCTGCCTTATGAACTCACTATCACACTTTCCACAGCaactcttctaaaccttttcttccctcttcaaacctcctatggttctcccctcctcccccaggtgAGAACCTTGACTCATATTTTATAGAACAAAATGAGGCCATTCTCTGTGAACTGCTGCaaccctcttcctcatctcctgccACTCacatgccttctgccactcttttcctccttcatccctgtttCATGTAATGAAGAGGTCTTATTCCTTACCAAGACTGACCCTTCTACCTGTTCAAGTGATCTTGTTCCATCCCTTCTCCCCAACAGTTTTCCCCCTCTTTCATTCCCATGgtttcacttatttttaatctctccctctcaatgggctcattccctactgcctaaaGACATGCTCATCtctcccctatcctgaaaaaatCCTTACTTGGCCCTTCTACCCCCACAATGTCTCTCAaaaatgctctcttctctcctctgacattgccactactctagtgcaggccctcatcatacCACACCTTGACTATTGGGGCCCAATATAAGGGTCCAGGATGCCCTGAGGGGCATCTATGCTCAGAGGGCATGGAATACATGGACAATTGTGCCTGGATCTTTGCTATGATGCTGCttacttcaatttttttaaccttttagaACCTAAGCAAGAGGAAGCATTTAAACTTGAAATTATAATCAGTCCTAATTAAATAATCATGCAGTCAACTAAGAGGTAAAGAAGAATTCAGTGATAGATCAAAAACACAAATTATACAACTTACCAACACTTACaatctaaaatctcttccatctGAGATTTCGTAAAACGTAGGATCACTGATTTAGAAGTGGATGCTACCTCAGAGATAATCTAGCCCAACTatttaattttatggatgaggaaataatGCCCattagggttgagtgacttgacaCATAGCTGGTACGTAGCGCAGTTATtactgaatccaggtcttctgactccagatgcagcATTTTTGCTTACAGTTAGAAATAGTCTGTCAAGCAGGTCTAAAAGATGTGCTCAATAAATGGTCTTATATTGAATGTCAATGTGGTAGACACTGTCAAGAATCTGAGATGAGTATGTGATAAGGAAACTAATAATGTCATCCATAATTAATTATGGTTGGTCTTTGAACTAGATTTACTTTGATATACATCTGTTTCGGTAGTCATGAAGAAAAACTCCTTGATGACTAGAGTTGTTATGTACAATTccaattctagaattttgctaaatgaaataaatggacCATCTTCAttaggacaaagaaaaataacagattATACAGCTAGCAAATATTACCACATAGTTTTAGGCTCTACCAAAGCCTCAattatacaaagattttttttaatctacgaAACAAAGTATTAGAGGAGGACATGAGTAGTTTCCTGAGGTTGTCAGCTTCCAGTAAGTAACCCATATCTGCCCTTGCCTTCATATCTCTTACTCGAATCTCTTGGTGTTGAACATTGAATTTCCCCGATATATTGTTGTAACACAAAGACTAGCCCCAACCCTTGCCTTCCTTAGACTGCTTCCATTTGAGAAATAGGAAATATGTGATTGATCCATGAATGCTCATGAAGAGGTTAATTCTATGGAATTCATTTATAGTTACTttaaggagaaatcaacaagaaactttgctgaattttattctctgttttttgttttggggttgccTTTTTAATTATAAGTTTCATAGCTGACCCTGGAAACATTACCTAATACTTTGTTATGACGGTCTCTGTGGTTACTGCGATATATGAAAGTAACAGTTTCATAATCAAAGAACTGTTGAATTTCAAGAGTTGAAACTTCTCTTAAATGTGCTCTAGGCCAAGCCACTACCTCCTTGAtacagaagaaattaagaaaatagtcACCTTTTGGGGATTTATAGATAGAATGAATACACAATAATTCGCACATAACCCAGACAATTCATTAT
This Trichosurus vulpecula isolate mTriVul1 chromosome 2, mTriVul1.pri, whole genome shotgun sequence DNA region includes the following protein-coding sequences:
- the LOC118835652 gene encoding keratin-associated protein 11-1 gives rise to the protein MQYSCSSRNYLPRIRGDQCNIPVVSAVPREAECQNGIYLPSSFQGSSWLLDHCRETCCEPTSCQPSCYPTITCNSGTSQVVSCQQAPPCSRPFQVSITRPSTFVSSSCRPCGGVPSVFQPTCSITRTYERPCVSNCRPTC